The Wigglesworthia glossinidia endosymbiont of Glossina morsitans morsitans (Yale colony) genome has a window encoding:
- the ispC gene encoding 1-deoxy-D-xylulose-5-phosphate reductoisomerase produces MKTKSITILGSTGSIGINTLDIINKNLDIFSIYALIAYGNNIDLMTHQCLKYQPNYVCTINSLSAKLLQNNLLYHKCRTSVLFGSKNACQLSSSEDMDTLVAATVGLSGIFFIFAAIKSGKKILLANKEILVSCGDFFMKQIKKYDAFLCPIDSEHNAIFQSLPINMQKKLGDCELLEKCKISGIILTGSGGPFRKVPLDNLHTMTPQQACAHPNWSMGKKISIDSATMMNKGLEYIAARLLFQANPEQIEILLHPQSIIHAMVRYIDGSIFAHMSMPDIKTSIAYGLGYPERIFSGTTEINFFQLNHLNFEHISKKRYPCFYLAIKASEYGQGEIITLNATNEVAVESFLLNQIKFTDIAKINEYVLETFKISQPNNIEEILFIDTQVRKYTNQYIKLNKFN; encoded by the coding sequence ATGAAAACTAAAAGTATAACAATTTTGGGAAGTACCGGTTCAATTGGAATTAATACTTTAGATATAATCAATAAAAATTTGGACATATTTTCAATTTATGCACTGATAGCATATGGAAATAATATAGATTTAATGACTCATCAGTGTTTAAAATATCAACCAAATTACGTATGTACTATAAATTCATTATCTGCCAAATTACTTCAAAATAATTTATTATATCATAAATGCAGAACATCTGTTTTATTTGGATCAAAAAATGCATGTCAATTATCTTCTTCAGAAGATATGGATACTTTAGTAGCTGCTACAGTAGGACTATCTGGAATATTCTTTATATTTGCTGCAATTAAATCAGGAAAAAAAATACTTTTAGCAAATAAAGAAATTTTAGTATCATGTGGTGACTTTTTTATGAAACAAATAAAAAAATATGATGCATTTTTATGCCCAATAGATAGCGAACATAACGCTATTTTCCAAAGTTTACCTATCAATATGCAGAAAAAGTTAGGTGATTGTGAATTATTAGAAAAATGTAAAATTTCTGGAATTATTTTAACCGGTTCTGGAGGACCTTTCAGAAAAGTTCCTTTGGATAATTTGCACACAATGACACCGCAGCAAGCATGTGCACATCCAAATTGGAGTATGGGTAAAAAAATTTCTATAGATTCTGCTACTATGATGAATAAAGGACTCGAGTATATTGCAGCACGTTTATTATTTCAAGCTAATCCAGAACAAATTGAAATACTACTGCACCCACAATCTATTATTCATGCTATGGTAAGATATATTGACGGTAGTATATTTGCTCATATGAGTATGCCCGATATTAAAACTTCTATTGCCTATGGATTAGGTTATCCCGAACGTATATTTTCTGGTACTACAGAAATAAATTTTTTTCAATTAAATCATTTAAATTTCGAACATATTAGTAAAAAAAGATATCCTTGTTTTTATTTAGCCATCAAAGCAAGTGAGTACGGGCAAGGAGAAATTATAACATTAAATGCTACAAATGAAGTTGCAGTAGAATCTTTTTTATTGAATCAAATTAAATTTACAGACATTGCAAAAATTAATGAATATGTTTTAGAAACATTCAAAATATCGCAACCTAATAATATAGAAGAAATTTTGTTTATTGATACACAAGTTCGTAAATATACGAATCAATATATTAAATTAAACAAGTTTAATTAA
- the uppS gene encoding polyprenyl diphosphate synthase → MLLEQHNIINQPRHIAIIMDGNGRWANNRGKMRIFGHKAGLESAKRAVNFAIKHRFNALTLYAFSSENWNRPKQEVSDLMELFLYSLNHTIHSLQKNNVRLKIIGDISQFNLRLQKYIKKTEQLTHKNNGLNLNIAANYGGRWDIIQGVKKIVDKVQKGSLYPEQINESIFCKLISMNELMPVDLVIRTGGEYRISNFLLWQIAYSELFFTDVLWPDFNHDIFSSAISSFLKRKRRFGHIEQTVM, encoded by the coding sequence ATGTTATTAGAACAACATAATATTATTAATCAACCACGGCATATTGCCATCATAATGGATGGAAATGGACGTTGGGCAAACAATAGAGGAAAAATGCGTATATTTGGTCATAAAGCAGGATTAGAATCAGCAAAACGTGCTGTAAATTTTGCAATAAAACATCGTTTTAATGCACTAACTCTATATGCGTTTAGCAGTGAGAATTGGAATAGACCCAAACAAGAAGTTTCTGATTTAATGGAATTGTTTTTATATTCATTGAACCATACAATACATAGTTTACAAAAAAATAACGTGCGATTAAAAATTATCGGAGATATTTCGCAATTTAATTTACGATTACAAAAATATATTAAAAAAACTGAACAATTGACACATAAAAATAACGGTTTAAATTTAAATATTGCTGCTAATTATGGAGGAAGATGGGATATTATACAAGGCGTAAAAAAAATTGTTGATAAAGTGCAAAAAGGTAGTTTATATCCTGAGCAAATCAATGAATCTATTTTTTGTAAATTAATTTCTATGAATGAACTAATGCCAGTAGATTTAGTTATTAGAACAGGAGGAGAATATCGCATTAGTAATTTTTTACTTTGGCAAATTGCATATTCCGAATTGTTTTTTACTGATGTATTATGGCCTGATTTTAATCATGATATTTTTTCTAGTGCTATTAGCTCTTTTTTAAAACGCAAACGTCGATTCGGTCATATAGAACAAACTGTAATGTAA
- a CDS encoding phosphatidate cytidylyltransferase, producing MLFFSSKSIFILSIFLIYFISLWEWCNIIALKNKIYRIIYFICSFLPLFFWKNHIFLFSEINVIKQKYLIYCVLTISSIWWMIALVIFAYYPKSSFLWRNKILIHLIIGWNIIFPLFFSLITLYQFNIVSETLIGSWIIMYVLMLTFCLDSGAYICGKLFGKNMFSKIISPNKTWEGILGGTILSYCNAYLFYKNKFIQIDATIFFISSSIAMIFGIMGDLIMSMFKRYANVKDSGCLIPGHGGILDRIDSLSASIPIFTYLILSIFRIF from the coding sequence ATATTATTTTTTAGTTCTAAAAGTATTTTTATTTTATCAATATTTTTAATATACTTTATAAGTCTTTGGGAATGGTGCAACATCATTGCATTAAAAAATAAAATTTATCGTATTATTTACTTTATATGCTCTTTTTTACCTTTGTTTTTTTGGAAAAATCATATTTTTCTTTTTTCTGAAATAAATGTTATAAAACAAAAATATTTAATTTATTGCGTTCTTACTATATCAAGTATATGGTGGATGATTGCTTTAGTTATATTTGCATACTATCCGAAATCTAGTTTTTTGTGGAGGAACAAAATTTTAATTCATTTGATAATAGGATGGAACATAATATTTCCGCTGTTTTTTAGTTTAATTACATTATATCAATTTAATATTGTTTCTGAAACATTAATTGGATCTTGGATAATTATGTATGTTCTAATGTTGACATTTTGTTTAGATTCAGGAGCTTATATTTGTGGTAAATTATTTGGAAAAAATATGTTTTCTAAAATTATTTCTCCAAATAAAACTTGGGAAGGAATTTTAGGAGGGACAATATTATCTTATTGTAATGCATATTTATTTTATAAAAATAAATTTATTCAAATTGACGCAACAATATTTTTTATTTCATCTTCGATTGCAATGATTTTTGGTATTATGGGAGATTTAATAATGAGCATGTTTAAAAGATATGCAAATGTTAAAGATAGCGGTTGTTTAATTCCTGGACACGGAGGTATTTTAGACAGAATAGATAGTTTAAGCGCTTCTATTCCAATTTTTACTTATTTGATCTTATCGATTTTTCGTATTTTTTAA
- the rseP gene encoding RIP metalloprotease RseP has product MLHFFLNCFLFLISIGMLITIHEFGHFWIARKFGVHVEKFSIGIGKVIWNFFDKKGTEYAISIFPLGGYVKMLDVNSNFTPNKKFQTFSEQSFWKKFIIILSGPLHNFLFSIILFWGIFMLGMPSYKIIIQDVIPNSEADQLGISANMEIKKINDIKVLDWNNIYENFKKDTILIKLIHPNNFITIEKKIKLKNIKLNLNYDDPIINFGIIPLIPNVSTRIESIALNSPAMQSDFQKDDKIIKINNVEIKDSWYLLSYILRKNPNKTLIIDIERNNKIIQKKVLSGTKIVNNVQEGFLGITPKMQPIIEKHKTLIYYNPITALYMSCKKVVHVICMILKMLVKLCIGQLSLNNLSGPISIAKGMSDSIHHGIVYYIIFLSLISINLGVINLIPVPVLDGGHILFLIIEKCLRSPIPKKVQIISYQIGFTIIIVLMTVAILNDFFKLK; this is encoded by the coding sequence ATGCTGCATTTTTTTTTAAATTGTTTTCTATTTTTAATTTCCATAGGAATGTTAATTACTATACACGAATTCGGTCATTTTTGGATAGCTAGGAAATTTGGTGTACATGTTGAAAAATTTTCAATTGGCATAGGAAAAGTGATTTGGAATTTTTTTGATAAAAAAGGTACTGAATATGCAATTTCTATATTCCCTTTAGGGGGATATGTAAAAATGTTAGATGTAAATTCAAATTTTACACCTAATAAAAAATTTCAAACATTTTCTGAACAATCTTTTTGGAAAAAGTTTATTATCATACTGTCAGGTCCATTACACAATTTTTTATTTTCTATTATATTGTTTTGGGGCATTTTTATGTTAGGAATGCCTTCATACAAAATTATTATTCAAGATGTCATTCCTAATTCTGAAGCTGATCAACTAGGTATTAGTGCTAATATGGAGATAAAAAAAATTAATGATATTAAAGTATTAGATTGGAATAACATTTATGAAAATTTTAAAAAAGATACAATTTTAATAAAATTAATACATCCTAACAATTTTATTACTATTGAAAAAAAGATAAAACTTAAAAATATAAAGTTAAACTTAAATTATGATGATCCTATAATAAATTTTGGAATAATTCCATTAATTCCAAATGTTAGCACTCGTATAGAATCTATTGCATTAAATTCTCCTGCTATGCAATCTGATTTTCAAAAAGATGACAAGATTATTAAAATTAATAATGTTGAGATCAAAGATTCTTGGTATTTATTATCTTATATTCTTCGTAAAAATCCTAATAAAACACTTATAATAGATATCGAACGTAATAACAAAATTATACAAAAAAAAGTTTTATCTGGTACTAAAATTGTTAATAATGTTCAAGAAGGTTTTTTGGGAATTACTCCAAAAATGCAACCGATTATAGAAAAACATAAAACACTCATATATTATAATCCAATAACAGCACTATATATGTCCTGTAAAAAAGTAGTGCATGTTATATGCATGATATTGAAAATGTTAGTAAAATTATGTATAGGTCAACTAAGCTTGAACAATTTAAGCGGACCTATTTCGATAGCAAAAGGAATGTCGGATTCTATTCATCATGGAATAGTATATTACATAATATTTTTATCACTTATTAGCATTAATTTAGGAGTTATCAATTTAATACCCGTTCCTGTTTTAGATGGAGGGCATATTTTATTTTTAATAATTGAAAAATGTTTACGCTCTCCAATACCTAAAAAAGTACAAATAATTAGTTATCAAATTGGTTTTACTATCATAATAGTATTAATGACTGTAGCAATCTTAAATGATTTTTTTAAATTAAAATAA
- the bamA gene encoding outer membrane protein assembly factor BamA, with product MYIKYSYLIILICIKFSFAISQNENQFVVKKIVFQGLDKVLEEHMLINLPIQVGQIATSEKISEIIRSLFKTNFFKNIKILKNNNTLIIQVEECAIIKDIIFSGNFTLKKSILKSLLQDKNIQIEAPLYPASIFQIKKALKNFYVFLGKENTKIHINTYFLPKNLVTLNINILESKNVFIKKIDIIGNKKFKKKQLIKKIELCENNFISNLFETCIYKKNQILQAQKDLHHFYLSRGYIDFNVRSIETNITEDYKFADITFNIYEGDIFKISKIFFLENIIKTSKEVNMFAQSIINKTYNENSIIKLKNIIKNFLEIHGYNNPKIFLEIQKNYSDLTAQIFVHIDLGKRLYVHRIYFTGYESTREIVFRRELTQLEGDLLKISNVKQDIKKINNLKYAEVTDIKIEDNINIPNHVNIYYHIKEHAIGKIDFGIGFGIRNGIQFHLGIQKDNLFDNGSFLQMYSEKNPYQTYLELFLLSPYLKTNGLYLKSKIFFKNTNRYKKYAAKINLHSYGANFFISLPEYKNRLLDFGLEYIHNYTLQTKSIINTWNNLHNAIQYEYLNSNKNQEIYSTKNDIFFITHWNYSTVNTDYFPTSGINNKINWKITLPWSNNKYYQIFLNSKYFISVSNNHRIAWMIGTYLGYTNGLKNKQVPFYDKFYTGGFETIRGFYHNTVGPKLVNYNCNSELQCFNNSDMNFNILGGNAVAITNIELIFPISFLTKKYYDVMRISFFLDSGTTWETDNKNTIFTKDNINYHISNKIRISSGIFLKWLSPFGPVSLSYAIPIQKHTHDHIESIQFNIGKLW from the coding sequence ATGTATATAAAATATTCTTATTTAATAATTTTAATATGCATCAAATTTTCTTTTGCTATTTCTCAGAACGAAAATCAGTTTGTAGTAAAAAAAATTGTTTTTCAAGGATTAGATAAAGTTCTCGAAGAACATATGTTAATAAATTTGCCAATACAAGTCGGACAAATAGCAACATCAGAAAAAATATCAGAAATAATACGAAGTTTATTTAAAACTAATTTCTTTAAAAATATTAAAATATTAAAAAATAATAATACTTTAATTATACAAGTTGAAGAATGTGCAATTATTAAAGATATTATTTTTTCAGGAAATTTCACTTTAAAAAAAAGTATATTAAAATCTTTATTACAAGATAAAAATATCCAGATCGAAGCTCCTCTATATCCTGCATCTATATTTCAAATAAAAAAAGCTTTAAAGAATTTTTATGTATTTTTAGGAAAAGAAAATACTAAAATTCACATCAATACATATTTTTTGCCAAAAAATTTGGTTACATTAAATATTAACATTCTTGAAAGTAAAAATGTTTTTATAAAAAAAATTGACATAATCGGCAATAAAAAATTTAAAAAAAAACAACTAATAAAAAAAATTGAATTATGTGAAAACAATTTTATTTCAAATTTATTTGAAACATGTATTTACAAAAAAAATCAAATTCTTCAAGCTCAAAAAGATTTACACCATTTTTACTTAAGTCGAGGATATATTGATTTTAATGTTCGATCTATAGAAACTAATATTACTGAAGACTATAAATTCGCTGATATCACTTTTAATATCTATGAAGGTGATATCTTTAAAATTTCTAAAATATTTTTTTTAGAAAATATAATTAAAACTTCAAAAGAAGTTAATATGTTTGCACAATCTATTATTAATAAAACGTATAATGAAAACAGTATTATTAAATTAAAAAATATAATTAAAAATTTTTTAGAAATACACGGTTATAACAATCCAAAAATCTTTTTAGAAATACAAAAAAATTATTCTGACTTGACTGCTCAAATTTTTGTACATATAGATCTTGGAAAGCGTTTATATGTACATCGTATTTATTTTACTGGGTATGAATCAACACGAGAAATTGTATTTAGAAGAGAATTAACACAATTGGAAGGCGATTTATTAAAGATTTCTAACGTTAAACAAGATATCAAAAAAATCAATAATCTTAAGTATGCAGAAGTAACAGATATTAAAATTGAAGATAATATAAATATTCCTAATCATGTTAACATTTATTATCATATAAAAGAACATGCAATTGGAAAAATAGATTTTGGCATAGGTTTTGGAATACGCAATGGAATACAATTTCATTTAGGAATACAAAAAGATAATTTATTTGATAACGGAAGTTTTTTACAAATGTATAGCGAAAAAAATCCTTATCAAACATATTTAGAATTATTTCTTTTGAGTCCATACCTCAAAACAAATGGATTATATTTAAAAAGCAAAATTTTTTTTAAAAATACTAATAGGTATAAAAAATATGCTGCGAAAATTAATTTACATAGTTATGGCGCAAATTTTTTTATTTCATTACCAGAGTATAAAAATAGATTATTAGACTTCGGATTAGAATATATCCATAATTACACTTTACAAACAAAGTCAATAATAAATACTTGGAATAATTTACATAACGCCATACAATATGAATATTTGAATTCAAACAAAAATCAAGAAATTTATTCAACAAAAAATGATATTTTTTTCATAACTCATTGGAACTATAGTACTGTAAATACAGATTATTTTCCAACTTCAGGAATAAATAACAAAATTAACTGGAAGATCACACTTCCATGGTCTAACAATAAATATTATCAAATTTTTTTAAATTCTAAGTATTTTATTTCAGTATCTAATAATCATCGTATAGCATGGATGATAGGTACATATTTAGGTTATACAAATGGGCTAAAAAATAAACAAGTGCCGTTTTACGATAAGTTTTACACAGGAGGATTTGAAACTATTAGAGGATTTTATCATAATACTGTAGGTCCGAAACTTGTTAATTATAATTGCAATTCGGAATTACAATGTTTCAACAATTCAGATATGAATTTTAATATTCTTGGAGGCAATGCTGTTGCAATTACCAATATAGAATTAATTTTTCCTATAAGTTTTTTAACAAAAAAATATTATGATGTCATGCGAATTTCTTTTTTTTTAGATAGCGGAACTACATGGGAAACGGATAACAAAAATACTATTTTTACGAAAGATAATATTAATTATCATATATCGAATAAAATTCGTATATCTAGTGGAATTTTTTTAAAATGGCTTTCTCCATTTGGTCCGGTTTCCTTATCTTATGCCATTCCAATTCAAAAACATACTCATGATCATATCGAATCTATTCAATTTAATATTGGAAAATTGTGGTAA
- a CDS encoding OmpH family outer membrane protein, whose product MNTRFLIFIFIFISTFIHKVYGFEKIAIINLVNIFQKSPQQALAAKKLEIEFQDRATELDLIQRDLNAKIEILKRNSKNMDTNARNALEEALTAQRENFSNKAKSFDHDQMQRQHEEQNKIIMQIKNIVQQIALEKGYQLVIDSNAIIYFNNIQDITEDVLKKMDQK is encoded by the coding sequence GTGAATACACGATTTTTAATATTTATTTTTATTTTTATTTCTACTTTTATTCATAAAGTATACGGATTTGAAAAAATTGCAATTATTAATTTAGTTAACATTTTTCAAAAATCTCCGCAACAAGCATTAGCTGCCAAAAAGCTAGAAATTGAATTTCAAGACCGCGCTACAGAACTTGATTTAATCCAACGGGATTTAAATGCAAAAATTGAAATTTTGAAAAGAAATTCAAAAAATATGGATACTAATGCGCGTAATGCATTAGAAGAAGCATTAACTGCACAACGTGAAAATTTCTCTAATAAAGCTAAATCTTTTGATCACGATCAAATGCAAAGACAGCACGAAGAACAAAATAAAATTATTATGCAAATTAAAAATATTGTACAACAAATTGCACTTGAAAAAGGTTATCAATTAGTTATTGATTCTAATGCAATAATTTATTTTAATAATATTCAAGATATTACTGAAGATGTTTTAAAAAAAATGGATCAAAAATAA
- the lpxD gene encoding UDP-3-O-(3-hydroxymyristoyl)glucosamine N-acyltransferase, with the protein MLSISLSELSKKICAKLYGDDNVIIHGISSIENAKSGQVTFLSNSRFRNKLSLCKASAIIISKQDLPFCKQNALVAKNPYLAYAKTAQIMNTVPKQNYGISKNSIISKDVLYGKNISIGHNSVIESGVKLGDNVTIGSGCFIGQQSSIGSYTRLWDNTTIYYRTVIGKHCILHAGSIIGADGFGYVNDHGIWVKIPHLGRVVLGNNIEIGSLTTIDRGSLDDTYIGNGVIIDNQCQIAHNVNIGDHTAIAGGVIMAGSVSIGRNCMIGGASVINGHIKICDQVVITGMSMVMRSINSPGIYSSGIPAQPNKKWRQNTALIMHVNKIKKKIQKLKKQISEINLL; encoded by the coding sequence ATGCTTTCAATTAGTCTTTCTGAATTATCAAAGAAAATATGCGCAAAATTATATGGAGATGACAATGTTATTATACATGGAATATCTTCCATAGAAAATGCTAAATCCGGACAAGTTACATTTTTATCTAATAGTCGATTTAGAAACAAATTATCTTTATGTAAAGCTTCAGCAATTATTATTTCTAAACAAGATTTACCGTTCTGCAAACAAAATGCATTAGTAGCAAAAAATCCCTATCTTGCTTATGCAAAAACAGCTCAAATTATGAATACTGTACCAAAACAAAATTACGGAATTAGTAAAAATTCTATTATTTCTAAAGATGTATTATATGGTAAAAATATTAGTATCGGACATAATTCAGTAATTGAATCTGGAGTAAAGTTAGGAGATAATGTCACTATTGGATCAGGATGTTTTATTGGTCAACAATCATCTATTGGATCTTATACACGTCTATGGGATAATACTACTATATATTATCGCACTGTAATTGGAAAACATTGCATATTGCATGCTGGTAGCATAATAGGAGCAGATGGTTTTGGATATGTGAATGATCACGGAATTTGGGTTAAAATACCGCATTTAGGCAGAGTTGTACTTGGTAATAATATTGAAATTGGTTCATTAACAACAATAGATCGAGGATCTTTAGATGATACATATATCGGAAATGGAGTAATTATTGATAATCAATGTCAAATTGCACATAATGTAAATATTGGAGATCATACAGCAATTGCTGGAGGAGTAATTATGGCAGGCAGCGTTAGTATTGGTCGTAATTGTATGATTGGAGGAGCTAGCGTGATTAACGGACATATTAAGATTTGCGATCAAGTTGTAATTACAGGTATGTCGATGGTAATGCGTTCCATTAATTCTCCTGGTATATATTCTTCAGGCATTCCAGCACAACCAAATAAAAAATGGCGACAAAATACTGCATTAATAATGCATGTTAATAAGATTAAGAAAAAAATACAAAAATTAAAAAAACAAATTTCAGAAATTAATTTATTATAA
- the fabZ gene encoding 3-hydroxyacyl-ACP dehydratase FabZ has translation MTTNNNTLNIEEILEFLPHRFPFLLVDRVLDFEKGKFLRAIKNVSFNEPFFQGHFPGNPIFPGVLILEAMAQATGILAFKSSGKLSPGELYYFAAVDQARFKKPVQPGDQMILQVTFIKERRGVARFNGVAKVDSHIICEASMMCARRRGLNVRD, from the coding sequence TTGACTACTAACAATAATACTCTGAATATCGAAGAGATATTAGAATTTTTACCTCATCGTTTTCCATTTTTACTTGTTGATCGTGTTTTAGATTTTGAAAAAGGAAAATTTTTACGTGCAATTAAAAATGTCTCTTTTAATGAACCATTTTTTCAAGGACATTTTCCAGGTAATCCAATTTTTCCAGGTGTACTTATTCTTGAAGCGATGGCACAAGCAACTGGAATTTTAGCATTTAAAAGTTCAGGAAAATTATCTCCTGGAGAATTATATTATTTCGCTGCTGTTGATCAAGCACGATTTAAGAAACCTGTTCAACCAGGAGATCAAATGATTTTACAAGTAACTTTTATTAAAGAGCGTCGAGGTGTAGCAAGATTTAATGGAGTTGCAAAAGTAGATAGTCACATAATTTGTGAAGCGTCGATGATGTGCGCTCGTAGACGGGGATTAAATGTTCGTGATTAA